Proteins encoded by one window of Cricetulus griseus strain 17A/GY unplaced genomic scaffold, alternate assembly CriGri-PICRH-1.0 unplaced_scaffold_405, whole genome shotgun sequence:
- the LOC113837972 gene encoding putative uncharacterized protein C3orf56 translates to MMAGKHIVEDQIEEEYSLFGGSDKLKPLRDTLMGGLYGDHLKTPGSEEGFATQRDEGKYQEGPEEHTDTCNARRFWGEGSSPVAAPDPWFSLAGFYAFGISQTLMNKTSWPISCWSTESLPEAFPCLNISSCLVCLWTWGNTSSCQEVQSQYPVARAASALSCLKGFQPPDNSGSPAVAVDTLSHCPQEGGRRAGANSTRAMGRGHQSGSPSGQASGSSQWGSLPPPSPALQPLPPSPTPDVELQSHCPNISVPQARACRHRPCARPRPHPRLRLHLEH, encoded by the exons ATGATGGCAGGAAAACACATCGTGGAAGACCAGATCGAGGAGGAGTACAGCCTGTTTGGAGGCTCCG ACAAATTGAAGCCTCTCAGAGACACACTGATGGGTGGCCTGTATGGAGATCACTTGAAGACTCCTGGATCAGAGGAAGGGTTCGCAACACAGAGGGATGAAGGAAAGTACCAGGAGGGTCCAGAGGAGCACACTGACACCTGCAATGCAAGGCGGTTCTGGGGGGAAGGCTCCAGCCCTGTGGCAGCACCAGACCCCTGGTTTTCATTGGCTGGTTTCTATGCCTTTGGTATTAGCCAGACTTTGATGAACAAGACCTCTTGGCCCATCTCCTGCTGGAGCACGGAGAGCTTGCCAGAAGCCTTTCCATGCCTCAACATTTCGTCTTGCTTGGTCTGTCTTTGGACATGGGGTAACACCAGCTCTTGTCAAGAGGTCCAGAGCCAGTACCCAGTGGCCAGGGCAGCCAGTGCATTGTCTTGCTTGAAGGGATTCCAGCCCCCTGATAACTCAGGCTCTCCAGCTGTGGCTGTGGACACTTTGAGCCACTGTCCCCAAGAGGGAGGACGACGAGCTGGTGCCAACTCAACCAGGGCCATGGGGAGAGGCCACCAGTCAGGCTCACCCTCAGGACAGGCTTCTGGCTCTAGTCAATGGGGCAGCCTACCACCTCCCAGCCCAGCACTCCAGCCTCTGCCCCCTTCGCCCACCCCAGATGTCGAGCTACAATCCCACTGCCCCAACATCTCTGTGCCTCAAGCCAGGGCTTGCCGCCACCGCCCCTGTGcccgcccccgcccccacccccgcctCAGACTCCACCTTGAACACTGA